A genomic region of Brienomyrus brachyistius isolate T26 chromosome 6, BBRACH_0.4, whole genome shotgun sequence contains the following coding sequences:
- the cdk20 gene encoding cyclin-dependent kinase 20 isoform X2, with protein MMDQYSILGRIGEGAHGIVFKAKHIETGETVALKKVALRKLEDGIPNQALREIKALQEIEDNQYVVKLKNVFPHGTGFVLVFEYMLSDLSEVIRNSQQPLSESQVKGYMLMLLKGVAFCHENSIMHRDLKPANLLISSTGHLKIADFGLARLFSNDGERLYSHQVATRWYRAPELLYGARKYDEGVDLWAVGCIFGELLNNSPLFPGENDIEQLCCVLRVLGTPNQHVWPEITELPDFNKITFKENPPIPLEEIVPDTSAQAVDLLKKFLVYPSKQRIRASQTLCLPTTLSFLFLSMGGIAVASACSPPMSFLWTGLFTRV; from the exons ATGATGGACCAGTACAGTATTTTGGGGAGGATTGGCGAAGGAGCCCATGGAATTGTTTTTAAAGCAAAGCACATCGAG ACAGGAGAGACTGTGGCCTTGAAGAAAGTGGCCCTTCGAAAGCTTGAAGACGGAATCCCTAACCAGGCTCTCCGTGAGATCAAGGCTTTGCAAGAGATTGAAGACAACCAATAT GTGGTCAAGCTGAAAAATGTGTTCCCTCACGGTACAGGCTTTGTCTTAGTATTTGAGTATATGCTGTCAGACCTTTCTGAGGTCATACGCAACTCCCAGCAACCCCTCTCTGAGTCCCAGGTCAAAGGTTATATGCTGATGCTTCTGAAGGGGGTGGCTTTTTGCCATGAGAATTCTATCATGCACCGG GATCTGAAACCAGCTAACCTTCTCATCAGTTCCACTGGCCACCTCAAGATTGCAGACTTTGGCTTAGCCAGACTCTTCTCCAATGACGGCGAGCGGCTCTACAGTCACCAGGTGGCCACCAG ATGGTACCGAGCACCAGAGCTCCTCTACGGTGCCCGGAAGTATGATGAGGGTGTGGACCTCTG GGCAGTGGGCTGCATCTTTGGCGAGCTGCTAAATAACTCCCCATTGTTTCCTGGCGAGAATGACATCGAGCAGCTCTGTTGTGTACTGAGGGTACTCGGAACGCCCAACCAGCATGTCTGGCCG GAGATTACAGAGCTGCCAGATTTCAACAAGATCACCTTCAAAGAAAACCCTCCCATTCCACTAGAGGAGATTGTGCCTGACACTTCTGCTCAGGCTGTGGACCTGCTTAAGAAGTTCTTGGTCTATCCCTCCAAACAGCGCATCAGAGCCAGCCAG ACCCTTTGCCTGCCCACCACTCTGAGCTTCCTATTCCTCAGCATGGGGGGAATCGCTGTCGCCAGCGCCTGCAGCCCCCCCATGAGTTTTCTGTGGACCGGCCTCTTCACGAGAGTTTGA
- the cdk20 gene encoding cyclin-dependent kinase 20 isoform X1 translates to MMDQYSILGRIGEGAHGIVFKAKHIETGETVALKKVALRKLEDGIPNQALREIKALQEIEDNQYVVKLKNVFPHGTGFVLVFEYMLSDLSEVIRNSQQPLSESQVKGYMLMLLKGVAFCHENSIMHRDLKPANLLISSTGHLKIADFGLARLFSNDGERLYSHQVATRWYRAPELLYGARKYDEGVDLWAVGCIFGELLNNSPLFPGENDIEQLCCVLRVLGTPNQHVWPEITELPDFNKITFKENPPIPLEEIVPDTSAQAVDLLKKFLVYPSKQRIRASQALLHPYFFTDPLPAHHSELPIPQHGGNRCRQRLQPPHEFSVDRPLHESLIDPGLLQGHAWGYF, encoded by the exons ATGATGGACCAGTACAGTATTTTGGGGAGGATTGGCGAAGGAGCCCATGGAATTGTTTTTAAAGCAAAGCACATCGAG ACAGGAGAGACTGTGGCCTTGAAGAAAGTGGCCCTTCGAAAGCTTGAAGACGGAATCCCTAACCAGGCTCTCCGTGAGATCAAGGCTTTGCAAGAGATTGAAGACAACCAATAT GTGGTCAAGCTGAAAAATGTGTTCCCTCACGGTACAGGCTTTGTCTTAGTATTTGAGTATATGCTGTCAGACCTTTCTGAGGTCATACGCAACTCCCAGCAACCCCTCTCTGAGTCCCAGGTCAAAGGTTATATGCTGATGCTTCTGAAGGGGGTGGCTTTTTGCCATGAGAATTCTATCATGCACCGG GATCTGAAACCAGCTAACCTTCTCATCAGTTCCACTGGCCACCTCAAGATTGCAGACTTTGGCTTAGCCAGACTCTTCTCCAATGACGGCGAGCGGCTCTACAGTCACCAGGTGGCCACCAG ATGGTACCGAGCACCAGAGCTCCTCTACGGTGCCCGGAAGTATGATGAGGGTGTGGACCTCTG GGCAGTGGGCTGCATCTTTGGCGAGCTGCTAAATAACTCCCCATTGTTTCCTGGCGAGAATGACATCGAGCAGCTCTGTTGTGTACTGAGGGTACTCGGAACGCCCAACCAGCATGTCTGGCCG GAGATTACAGAGCTGCCAGATTTCAACAAGATCACCTTCAAAGAAAACCCTCCCATTCCACTAGAGGAGATTGTGCCTGACACTTCTGCTCAGGCTGTGGACCTGCTTAAGAAGTTCTTGGTCTATCCCTCCAAACAGCGCATCAGAGCCAGCCAG GCTCTCCTCCACCCTTACTTCTTCACAGACCCTTTGCCTGCCCACCACTCTGAGCTTCCTATTCCTCAGCATGGGGGGAATCGCTGTCGCCAGCGCCTGCAGCCCCCCCATGAGTTTTCTGTGGACCGGCCTCTTCACGAGAGTTTGATAGATCCTGGACTCCTCCAAGGACATGCGTGGGGGTACTTCTGA
- the cdk20 gene encoding cyclin-dependent kinase 20 isoform X3 produces the protein MLSDLSEVIRNSQQPLSESQVKGYMLMLLKGVAFCHENSIMHRDLKPANLLISSTGHLKIADFGLARLFSNDGERLYSHQVATRWYRAPELLYGARKYDEGVDLWAVGCIFGELLNNSPLFPGENDIEQLCCVLRVLGTPNQHVWPEITELPDFNKITFKENPPIPLEEIVPDTSAQAVDLLKKFLVYPSKQRIRASQALLHPYFFTDPLPAHHSELPIPQHGGNRCRQRLQPPHEFSVDRPLHESLIDPGLLQGHAWGYF, from the exons ATGCTGTCAGACCTTTCTGAGGTCATACGCAACTCCCAGCAACCCCTCTCTGAGTCCCAGGTCAAAGGTTATATGCTGATGCTTCTGAAGGGGGTGGCTTTTTGCCATGAGAATTCTATCATGCACCGG GATCTGAAACCAGCTAACCTTCTCATCAGTTCCACTGGCCACCTCAAGATTGCAGACTTTGGCTTAGCCAGACTCTTCTCCAATGACGGCGAGCGGCTCTACAGTCACCAGGTGGCCACCAG ATGGTACCGAGCACCAGAGCTCCTCTACGGTGCCCGGAAGTATGATGAGGGTGTGGACCTCTG GGCAGTGGGCTGCATCTTTGGCGAGCTGCTAAATAACTCCCCATTGTTTCCTGGCGAGAATGACATCGAGCAGCTCTGTTGTGTACTGAGGGTACTCGGAACGCCCAACCAGCATGTCTGGCCG GAGATTACAGAGCTGCCAGATTTCAACAAGATCACCTTCAAAGAAAACCCTCCCATTCCACTAGAGGAGATTGTGCCTGACACTTCTGCTCAGGCTGTGGACCTGCTTAAGAAGTTCTTGGTCTATCCCTCCAAACAGCGCATCAGAGCCAGCCAG GCTCTCCTCCACCCTTACTTCTTCACAGACCCTTTGCCTGCCCACCACTCTGAGCTTCCTATTCCTCAGCATGGGGGGAATCGCTGTCGCCAGCGCCTGCAGCCCCCCCATGAGTTTTCTGTGGACCGGCCTCTTCACGAGAGTTTGATAGATCCTGGACTCCTCCAAGGACATGCGTGGGGGTACTTCTGA